The proteins below come from a single Clarias gariepinus isolate MV-2021 ecotype Netherlands chromosome 17, CGAR_prim_01v2, whole genome shotgun sequence genomic window:
- the LOC128545333 gene encoding eosinophil peroxidase-like: MNLLPSVVTLGLCCVLSSLSVSGSEENSSIRPFILDAIKEAKQVVDDSYLYSRQKSLERVRRDDFIKPSDILRLLKQPKRKARDAVRAADYLEQTLRIISEKSHHAHKRSINATALLTQEELNTIKKLTGCAAQTQPPPCRTLPDLNKYRTASSVCNNQLNPLRGASNIAFARWLPSNYEDNISQPQGWNTGKLYNGVVLPLVREVSNRIFSTQDQNVVGDSQYTFFITFFGQWNDHDLSFTPVSPSIRSFSNGISCDESCERSEPCFPIQIPRDDPRLPSNAKSCLPVFRSAPACGSGTGAYMFGGVPQGREQINTLTSFLDVGQLYGSEDGLAQELRNLSNDEGLMRVNDKFQDNGRELLPFTKVDTKICSTRNRILNTTGLEEVPCFIAGDARVDENIALTSLHTLFLREHNRIARALRRLNPHWTSEQLYQETRKILGAFHQIIVFRDYLPHIVGTEAARRQLGRYPGYNPNVDPTISNVFATAAYRFAHATLQPLIFRLDENFQENRQFPSVPLHTAFFTPWRIVFEGGIDPQIRGLISRPAKLNKQDAILVNAVREKLFAFTSKIAQDLGSLNLQRGRDHGQPGYNAWRRFCGLSTPRNVNELASVLNNTVLASKLLQLYGSPDNIDLWAGGIAEPFVAGGRVGPVFSCIIATQFQKIRQGDRLWWENSGVFTPAQRASLSKVSLSRIVCDNTGISRVPRNAFLFSPNQANFINCRSIQKVDLSPWKETVTRGVSSESESDENEINEE; this comes from the exons ATGAATCTCTTACCGTCTGTAGTCACACTGGGACTGTGCTGTGTGCTCAGCTCTCTGTCTGTATCAG GATCTGAGGAGAATAGTTCAATCAGGCCTTTCATTTTGGATGCCATCAAAGAAGCCAAACAAGTTGTAGACGACTCTTATTTGTACTCTCGTCAAAA GAGTCTTGAAAGGGTGCGCAGGGATGATTTCATCAAGCCGTCTGATATCCTGCGTCTATTGAAGCAGCCAAAGCGGAAGGCGCGTGATGCTGTGAGAGCTGCGGATTACTTAGAGCAGACACTGAGGATCATCTCGGAGAAATCACACCACGCACACAAGAGATCTATTAATGCCACag CACTGCTTACTCAAGAAGAACTCAACACAATCAAGAAGCTGACTGGCTGTGCCGCTCAAACCCAGCCACCTCCATGCAGAACACTACCGGATCTGAACAAATATCGCACAGCCTCCAGCGTCTGCAACAACCA ATTAAATCCACTTCGAGGTGCCTCAAACATAGCATTCGCTCGCTGGTTGCCTTCTAACTATGAAGATAACATTTCTCAACCTCAAGGATGGAACACAGGAAAACTCTATAATGGTGTTGTGCTGCCTCTG GTGAGGGAGGTGTCAAACCGAATTTTCAGCACGCAGGACCAAAATGTCGTGGGAGACAGTCAGTACACATTCTTCATCACCTTCTTTGGCCAGTGGAATGATCACGACCTGTCATTCACCCCAGTGTCACCCAGCATCCGGTCCTTCAGCAACGGAATAAGCTGTGATGAGAGCTGTGAGCGCTCTGAGCCATGCTTCCCCATCCAG ATTCCTAGAGATGACCCGCGCTTGCCCTCTAACGCCAAAAGCTGCCTCCCTGTATTTCGTTCTGCACCTGCCTGCGGCTCTGGAACCGGTGCATACATGTTTGGAGGTGTCCCGCAAGGGAGGGAGCAGATCAACACCCTGACATCATTCTTAGATGTTGGTCAGCTGTATGGCTCTGAGGATGGGCTCGCTCAAGAACTCCGTAATCTCTCCAACGACGAGGGCCTCATGCGCGTCAATGATAAATTTCAGGACAATGGACGTGAGCTGCTGCCCTTCACCAAGGTGGACACCAAAATTTGCTCCACACGCAATCGCATTCTCAACACCACGGGCCTGGAGGAAGTGCCATGTTTTATTGCAG GTGATGCACGTGTGGATGAGAACATCGCTCTGACTTCACTGCACACACTTTTCCTGCGGGAACACAACCGGATCGCGCGTGCTCTGCGGCGCCTGAACCCGCACTGGACCAGTGAACAGCTTTATCAGGAAACTCGCAAAATTCTTGGAGCTTTTCATCAG ATCATAGTGTTCAGGGATTACCTGCCACACATCGTGGGAACAGAAGCCGCGAGAAGGCAGCTCGGCAGGTATCCTGGCTATAACCCCAATGTTGACCCGACTATCTCAAACGTCTTCGCTACCGCTGCTTACCGCTTCGCCCACGCCACTCTCCAACCCCTTATTTTCCGTCTGGATGAAAACTTTCAAGAAAATAGACAGTTCCCCAGCGTTCCGCTTCACACGGCCTTCTTTACACCATGGAGAATCGTATTTGAAG GTGGAATTGATCCTCAGATTCGAGGGCTGATTAGTCGGCCAGCTAAGCTGAACAAGCAGGATGCTATCCTGGTGAACGCAGTAAGAGAGAAACTGTTTGCCTTTACCAGCAAAATCGCTCAGGACCTGGGTTCCCTCAACCTGCAGAGGGGCAGAGACCACGGCCAgccag GCTACAACGCTTGGCGCAGATTCTGCGGCCTGTCCACACCCAGGAATGTCAATGAATTGGCAAGTGTGCTGAATAACACCGTTCTTGCAAGTAAACTCCTCCAGCTTTACGGCTCTCCCGATAACATCGACCTTTGGGCTGGAGGCATTGCTGAACCATTTGTCGCCGGAGGCCGAGTCGGGCCAGTGTTCTCCTGTATCATTGCCACCCAGTTCCAGAAGATCCGCCAAGGAGACAG GCTCTGGTGGGAGAACAGCGGCGTTTTCACCCCAGCACAGAGAGCCTCCCTGTCCAAAGTGTCTCTGTCTCGCATCGTCTGTGACAACACAGGCATTTCTAGAGTCCCTAGGAACGCTTTTCTCTTTAGCCCCAACCAAGCAAACTTCATCAACTGCAGAAGTATCCAAAAGGTTGACCTCAGTCCTTGGAAGGAAACAGTCACTA GGGGCGTAAGCAGTGAAAGTGAATCTGATGAAAATGAG ATTAACGAAGAATGA